One segment of Cetobacterium sp. ZOR0034 DNA contains the following:
- a CDS encoding patatin-like phospholipase family protein, protein MKVLKKIVLFFLISLSIFASHSPNRVNSKEAKVKEIERQIEELELKRKNLENLKATFLKSNDENRPKVGLVLSGGGAKGAAHIGVLRVLEKYQIPVDYVVGTSAGSIIAAMYSVGYTPDEIEKTVTDLQFYELFRNASNRDLEGIVRKTQSNKYPLTISLNEDFNLSLPMGVLNGEYIYLELKKIFARAEGTKNFEEFPIPFRAMTTNLQTGESVAIDSGDLALATLKSMAIPTFLDPIRDGGNYYVDGGVADNFPVIQAINMGADVVIGVDIAADPIVISDNSNIVQILDKLSSYMGTEKTQTQAHLPDILITPDVKKHSTLNFDNLSTLVQEGEIAAESLDYALVKLTDEAEFDKVKKEKESFAKKEFIIKDIKISGNNLLTEKEIQKLKPVDGEMTVQDLNLWVEKIYAKSYVDRVFYNVEGETLNLTVKERMDTKLKAGVFYISNYGAGLEAVAEVPVFNKFNLSQKNYTLKTEFSKYPKISLTDMTQYDFLNHKLIVSVDLGYGLNPIFLYRDGDNVSTYRNDTFTTNLSVGTTIFNNIIAGYTLGFKNMDTYYDSGEKIQNFSEFKKDGSYISNTFSFYFDTMNQAEYATTGSNGLLQLFSESNTKSGETYEGYSAMATKYFSLSKNWSLNTGVRGGQMYNSENTPLSELFSIGGLRNNPMGRSYSFVGLPIGAVYTDNFFMGSAGLQYTIVPNLYLNFNYNVGTYNYSSGFETKNDIWDRSEQGYGVGIGWDTFLGPMDFSVSNDVLNGGTLFQVHIGYVF, encoded by the coding sequence ATGAAGGTTTTGAAAAAAATAGTACTATTTTTTCTAATTAGCTTATCTATTTTTGCTTCTCATTCACCTAATAGAGTTAACTCTAAAGAAGCGAAGGTAAAAGAGATTGAAAGGCAGATTGAAGAATTAGAATTAAAGAGAAAGAATTTAGAAAATCTAAAGGCCACATTTTTGAAAAGTAATGATGAGAATAGGCCCAAAGTTGGATTGGTATTGAGTGGAGGAGGAGCGAAGGGTGCTGCCCATATAGGAGTGCTAAGAGTTCTTGAAAAGTATCAGATACCGGTTGACTATGTAGTAGGAACAAGTGCTGGAAGTATAATTGCAGCTATGTATTCAGTAGGATATACTCCAGATGAGATAGAAAAAACAGTTACTGATTTACAATTTTATGAACTATTTAGAAATGCATCTAATAGAGATTTAGAAGGGATTGTTCGAAAAACTCAATCGAATAAATATCCTCTTACAATTTCATTGAATGAAGATTTCAATTTGTCTCTTCCAATGGGAGTTTTAAATGGAGAGTATATCTATTTAGAGTTGAAAAAAATATTTGCAAGAGCAGAGGGAACAAAAAATTTCGAAGAGTTTCCAATTCCATTTAGAGCGATGACAACAAATCTACAAACAGGAGAGTCTGTAGCTATAGATAGTGGAGATTTAGCTTTAGCAACATTGAAAAGTATGGCTATACCAACATTTTTAGATCCTATAAGAGATGGGGGTAACTACTATGTTGATGGTGGAGTTGCAGATAACTTCCCAGTGATACAAGCTATAAATATGGGAGCAGATGTTGTTATAGGTGTTGATATAGCAGCGGATCCAATAGTTATAAGTGATAATTCAAATATAGTTCAAATACTTGATAAATTATCAAGTTATATGGGAACTGAAAAAACTCAAACTCAAGCACATCTTCCAGATATCTTGATAACACCAGATGTTAAAAAACATAGTACTTTAAACTTTGACAATCTATCGACTTTAGTCCAAGAGGGAGAGATAGCAGCTGAAAGCTTAGATTACGCACTTGTGAAATTAACTGATGAAGCAGAGTTTGATAAAGTGAAAAAAGAGAAAGAAAGTTTTGCTAAAAAAGAGTTTATAATAAAGGATATAAAAATATCAGGAAATAACCTTCTAACAGAAAAAGAGATTCAGAAATTAAAACCTGTTGACGGAGAGATGACAGTTCAAGATTTGAATCTATGGGTTGAGAAGATATATGCTAAAAGCTACGTGGATAGAGTCTTTTATAATGTAGAGGGTGAAACTTTAAATTTAACAGTAAAAGAAAGAATGGATACAAAATTAAAAGCGGGAGTATTTTATATTTCCAATTATGGAGCTGGATTAGAAGCAGTGGCAGAAGTGCCTGTATTTAATAAATTCAATCTATCGCAGAAGAATTATACATTAAAAACAGAGTTTTCTAAATATCCAAAAATTTCATTAACAGATATGACACAGTATGATTTCTTAAATCATAAGTTAATCGTTTCGGTAGATTTAGGTTATGGATTAAACCCTATATTCTTATATCGTGATGGAGATAACGTATCGACATATAGAAACGATACATTTACAACAAACTTGTCAGTAGGAACAACGATATTTAACAATATAATAGCTGGATATACTTTAGGATTTAAAAATATGGATACATACTATGATTCTGGAGAAAAAATCCAGAATTTCTCAGAGTTTAAAAAAGATGGAAGTTATATATCAAATACATTCAGCTTCTACTTTGATACGATGAATCAAGCAGAGTATGCGACAACTGGTTCTAATGGATTGTTACAGTTATTCTCAGAATCAAATACAAAATCAGGTGAAACTTACGAAGGATATTCGGCTATGGCAACAAAGTATTTCAGCTTAAGTAAAAATTGGTCACTAAATACTGGAGTTCGTGGTGGACAGATGTATAACTCTGAAAATACACCGTTATCTGAACTATTTAGTATAGGTGGTTTAAGAAATAATCCTATGGGAAGAAGTTATTCATTTGTAGGATTGCCTATAGGAGCAGTTTATACAGATAACTTCTTTATGGGATCAGCTGGACTGCAATACACAATAGTCCCTAATCTATATTTAAACTTTAACTATAATGTAGGAACATATAATTATAGTTCAGGATTTGAAACTAAAAATGATATCTGGGATAGAAGCGAACAAGGGTATGGAGTTGGAATTGGTTGGGACACATTCCTTGGACCAATGGATTTCTCGGTATCAAATGATGTTTTAAATGGTGGAACACTATTCCAAGTTCATATAGGATATGTGTTTTAA